The DNA segment TTGGACTGGCAAACAAGCTTTGGATTGTACCCAATTCACTGGGTGCTTCAATCGTTTCACGAATTGCAGAAGCGCCCGATGGAAAACCACAATTATTAAAATTATCCTCACAAATTACCTTTTTCATTACTTTAGTATTAGGATTTTTACTTGCAACATTCGGATATTTGATTATTTATTTCTTATATTCAAAAAAATTCTCCGCCTCTTATATACCTCTATTATTGATGTTACCGGGAATTGTTTTCAAATCGATCTCTTTGCTGATGATGCGGCAACTCCAAGGAACCAACCGACCCACAGTAACAAGTACAATTGCCATTGTCAGCGCAGGAACCCATTTGGGATTAAATTTTGTCTTCATACCGCTCTTTTCATTCAATGGAATGGCGATTGCCTCTTCCGTTGCGAGTTTATTGGAATTCGCGCTTCTTTTTTATATGATTAGGAAGACAACCGGCTACAAGTTAACGGAACTGTTGTTCCTTGACGCGAATGCAAAAGCATATCTGATGTCAGCTCTCAAGAAGTATGGTCAGTCGAATCGTTACACAAGGAGATTTTTCTCGCGATGAGTGGATATGCTGGAACCCTTTCACAATATCTCTTGTTTATCATGTTCGGTTACATCATATATCGAAGTATCCGTGAACCGATCCTGTTGACAATCCCCTTCATCACCTCTGCATTGTTTAAGCAGTGGGTCTTGAGTAACGAGATCGTTTTCTTAGGTCTTGATTACACTGTTTTCACCGTATTTTTGATTGGTGTAGCCTTCATTATCATGTTGTTTCAACGGGACGCGGCACCAATACGATTCCCGTTATGGGCTTCGATGGCTTTAGGTGTGATCGTGTTGGTATCGGTCTATACCTATTATTCCAGTCAAGGCAGTTCCGATTCGGATCGCAGTTTCTACAAGTTTCTGTTTTTTGGTCTCACCGGTTTTCTTTCGCCGATAATACTAATCCGGCGCGAGCGCGACCTTCGTTCTTTCATCAATGTATTGACGGCTCTAATCACACTACTGGTGTTTATCGCGATTATCCTGGGTGACAGTGTTGAGGAAAGAGCCCGGGCATTGGAAGGCAGTACCATCACAACCAGTATCTTTAGCGCGGTAATGGTAACAATGGTGACTTACCGGATGATTGTGGAAAGCAACGCACGAAACAACATCCTTTGGATACTTCTCATCGTTTTCGGTTTGATTGGTATGTTGATAACCGGTTCGCGAGGACCGTTTCAGCAGCTTCTACTCATCACTCCCTTCATTCTTTTCATTAATCCCAAATACTACTCCCGACCCTTGATTGCAGTTGCGGTAATGGTGTTAGTGGTGCTAATTAGTTATACCTATTTACTTGATTTCAAAGCAGTTAGCCGTACATTAACACCCAACATCGAAGGGGCAAGTATTCAGTACCGGTTGAATGCGTGGTCTTTCATCACATCGAATTGGATGGACGCGCCAATTTTAGGACACGGCATCGGATACTTAGAAGCACGGTATGATATTCAAGCCCATAGCTTGATGCTTGATTTACTATTCTCAGGAGGACTCATTTCGTTGGTCGCTTATATCGTGATGGTAGTTAACGTAATCGTTTACTGGAAAACGCGACCACGGATATTGCGGTTTACATCGCTTGACACTTCTGTATGCCAAATTTTTCTGGTTGCGTTACTCCACTACTCCATTTCGATCAATGGTCAATCGTTGGAATCGATTCGATTCGTCTTCTTTTGGAGCGGTGCGTCACTGGCTGCTAGTTGGTTGGCTCACCATACCGGTGAGATGAAAATGAACGAATACCAACGGTTAAAACAAGAATCCCTGCAACGTGACGGACTTCTCGATGCAAGGAGCGCCAAAATATGACGTTTACATCATCTAAAGCAAATAGCACCGAAGCAAACAAAACCGGTATCGGTTGGAGATTGCCGGAGATAACCATCCTTACCGTTCATCCCCACGGTGATGCCCGAGTCTATACAAGGCAAGCGTTGAGTTTGGCGAAAGTCGCACAGACGGTGCGGTTGATTTCGCCGCAGGAACCTGGTTATACTCCGCCGCAATCGGACGGCGTTGAGCATTACTTTG comes from the bacterium genome and includes:
- a CDS encoding O-antigen ligase family protein; translated protein: MSGYAGTLSQYLLFIMFGYIIYRSIREPILLTIPFITSALFKQWVLSNEIVFLGLDYTVFTVFLIGVAFIIMLFQRDAAPIRFPLWASMALGVIVLVSVYTYYSSQGSSDSDRSFYKFLFFGLTGFLSPIILIRRERDLRSFINVLTALITLLVFIAIILGDSVEERARALEGSTITTSIFSAVMVTMVTYRMIVESNARNNILWILLIVFGLIGMLITGSRGPFQQLLLITPFILFINPKYYSRPLIAVAVMVLVVLISYTYLLDFKAVSRTLTPNIEGASIQYRLNAWSFITSNWMDAPILGHGIGYLEARYDIQAHSLMLDLLFSGGLISLVAYIVMVVNVIVYWKTRPRILRFTSLDTSVCQIFLVALLHYSISINGQSLESIRFVFFWSGASLAASWLAHHTGEMKMNEYQRLKQESLQRDGLLDARSAKI